A section of the Kribbella sp. HUAS MG21 genome encodes:
- a CDS encoding GxGYxYP domain-containing protein, whose amino-acid sequence MVSRRAFLAGSGAVTAGGLGMVPGLAGTAYAADSSTSGSPARLLPVFNRPRHLDYADVSKLSGGDQTLLTTLQGVVNRTEPELYFLYDTGTQSVPDATWLADMRLPKKLYANPLDLVAKYRHRVRGAIVHDPAVPDSLNVATTIAGLENAVVADAEQAKAHGLRIVKDLRGMFDDDRVKTYRWQLDNLFPRVTHQLLAGLPPTRVVDVEGVVWQEIARETRQIRDSSNRGTYDLDVSAKLGKEAVYVRFADSFTDDGWGASVRSVSVKANGTVIASFEPDTPEEAPYLFDGSRSSIGGEANRFADGGNYWIYRFEPPAGTTSLVVTVEMWNQYLVSITDTSPTRIEPFAYFRDYVVATKALVSWLPPGGATGELLIEHFAKYPTPAPYLGWFANDVSGEWDGVDLASKGGSPVVAADFYMNGTVHAGLASPISDKVRPVRRIDKPKNKVYLTLTFGEGDNIQYCQRRLREIWDDPKRGEAPTNWTISPLLLEAGPNIYSYFQRTATGNDLLVCGPSGGGYTYPSVWSPAELTEYLKMTGSFMRRTGLDLVYAYSGRQNDTWVLLSKEIAEGYAAHTPTKGIMQTWDGDPLTVRQGGLPITGGWGAPGKAVEFKAALDRRIAGWDGASPLFVSGLIGAWSWTPSDMAELAPLLTDPYELVLGNTFYDLLNRVL is encoded by the coding sequence ATGGTTTCGAGACGTGCGTTCCTGGCGGGCAGCGGTGCGGTGACGGCGGGTGGGCTCGGGATGGTTCCGGGCCTCGCCGGCACTGCATATGCTGCGGATTCATCGACGTCCGGCAGCCCCGCTCGGCTGCTGCCGGTGTTCAACCGCCCACGACACCTGGACTACGCCGACGTCAGCAAGCTCAGCGGGGGAGATCAGACCCTGCTGACAACGTTGCAAGGCGTCGTCAACCGTACTGAGCCGGAGTTGTACTTCCTCTACGACACCGGGACGCAGAGCGTGCCGGACGCCACCTGGCTGGCCGACATGCGGCTGCCGAAGAAGCTCTACGCCAACCCGCTGGACCTGGTCGCGAAGTACCGCCACCGGGTGCGCGGCGCGATCGTCCACGATCCCGCCGTACCGGACTCGCTGAACGTGGCGACCACGATCGCGGGACTGGAGAACGCGGTCGTCGCCGACGCCGAGCAGGCCAAGGCGCACGGGCTGCGGATCGTGAAGGACCTGCGCGGGATGTTCGACGACGACCGCGTGAAGACCTACCGGTGGCAGCTGGACAACCTGTTCCCGCGGGTCACGCACCAGCTGCTCGCCGGCCTCCCGCCGACCCGCGTGGTCGACGTCGAGGGCGTGGTCTGGCAGGAGATCGCCCGCGAGACCCGGCAGATCCGCGACTCCTCGAACCGTGGCACGTACGACCTCGACGTCTCGGCCAAGCTCGGCAAGGAGGCCGTGTACGTCAGGTTCGCGGACTCGTTCACCGACGACGGCTGGGGCGCCTCGGTGCGCTCGGTGTCGGTGAAGGCCAACGGCACCGTGATCGCCAGCTTCGAACCCGACACCCCGGAAGAGGCGCCGTACCTGTTCGACGGCTCCCGCTCGTCGATCGGCGGCGAGGCCAACCGGTTCGCCGACGGCGGCAACTACTGGATCTACCGCTTCGAACCACCGGCGGGTACGACGTCCCTTGTCGTCACGGTGGAGATGTGGAACCAGTACCTGGTGTCGATCACCGACACCTCGCCCACCCGCATCGAGCCGTTCGCGTACTTCCGCGACTACGTGGTGGCGACCAAGGCCCTGGTGAGTTGGCTGCCGCCGGGCGGCGCGACGGGTGAGCTGCTCATCGAGCACTTCGCGAAGTACCCGACGCCCGCGCCGTACCTGGGCTGGTTCGCCAACGACGTCTCCGGCGAATGGGACGGCGTCGACCTCGCGTCGAAGGGCGGGTCGCCGGTCGTCGCGGCCGACTTCTACATGAACGGCACCGTGCACGCCGGTCTCGCCTCGCCGATCTCCGACAAGGTCCGTCCGGTACGGCGGATCGACAAGCCGAAGAACAAGGTGTACCTCACGCTGACGTTCGGCGAAGGCGACAACATCCAGTACTGCCAGCGCCGGCTCCGGGAGATCTGGGACGACCCGAAGCGCGGCGAGGCGCCGACGAACTGGACGATCAGCCCGCTGCTGCTCGAGGCCGGGCCGAACATCTACAGCTACTTCCAGCGCACCGCCACCGGCAACGACCTGCTCGTCTGCGGCCCGTCCGGCGGCGGTTACACCTACCCGTCGGTGTGGTCGCCGGCCGAGCTCACGGAGTACCTGAAGATGACCGGCAGCTTCATGCGCCGCACCGGCCTGGACCTGGTGTACGCGTACAGCGGCCGGCAGAACGACACCTGGGTACTGCTGTCCAAGGAGATCGCCGAGGGGTACGCCGCCCACACACCGACCAAGGGGATCATGCAGACCTGGGACGGCGACCCGCTGACCGTCCGGCAAGGCGGTCTGCCGATCACCGGGGGATGGGGCGCACCCGGTAAGGCGGTCGAGTTCAAGGCCGCACTGGACCGGCGGATCGCCGGGTGGGACGGCGCGAGTCCGCTGTTCGTGTCCGGACTGATCGGCGCCTGGTCGTGGACGCCGTCCGACATGGCCGAGCTCGCACCACTGCTGACCGATCCGTACGAGCTGGTCCTCGGCAACACCTTCTACGACCTGCTCAACCGGGTGCTGTAG
- a CDS encoding vanadium-dependent haloperoxidase — MTTLRRTLALAAVSALALSTLVSAPAAGTTTPTDVALEWYDVTAETLAAAGAPTQVTNNRTWAIGWTAATRAVLRSPAAPAPYKEAAVAAAVHETLVALAPARKTELDQALTATLARIPDGSAETGGVAAGRQQAQAVLASRADDGLDPASVNAPFTPPPAAAGVWQPTPPTYSPATQYGNRLAKPFLLARADQFRPGPPPALGSPQYNRDLAEVRADGAVGSTTRTQAQTDTATFWLGSSYVLYTAPLRFALSEAAQRPLAERLQLVALFHVAAVDTQIATSDTKYAYLRWRPVTALRGTADAEWTPLHNTPAHPDYPSGHNTYSGSAEQVLTTLVGARTAKPYTIGSPSAPGVTRTYSNWRQLTVENVDARVWSGIHTRTADTVGVTLGRQVAAHALRNSDKLFR; from the coding sequence GTGACGACCTTACGCAGAACGCTTGCCCTGGCGGCCGTGTCCGCCCTCGCCCTGTCCACGCTGGTATCCGCGCCCGCTGCCGGTACCACGACCCCGACCGACGTCGCACTGGAGTGGTACGACGTCACAGCTGAGACTCTCGCCGCCGCCGGCGCGCCGACCCAGGTGACGAACAACCGCACCTGGGCGATCGGCTGGACCGCAGCAACCCGGGCCGTACTGCGATCGCCCGCAGCGCCGGCGCCGTACAAGGAAGCTGCTGTCGCCGCAGCGGTGCACGAGACCTTGGTAGCGCTCGCACCGGCCCGAAAGACCGAGCTGGACCAGGCCCTGACTGCCACACTCGCCCGCATCCCCGACGGCAGCGCGGAAACGGGAGGTGTCGCGGCGGGACGCCAACAGGCACAGGCGGTCCTGGCATCGCGTGCTGACGACGGCCTCGACCCCGCCTCGGTCAACGCGCCCTTCACCCCACCGCCCGCAGCCGCGGGCGTTTGGCAGCCGACGCCGCCGACGTACAGCCCTGCAACGCAGTACGGGAACCGGCTGGCGAAACCGTTCCTGCTCGCGCGGGCCGACCAGTTCCGCCCAGGGCCGCCGCCTGCGCTGGGTTCTCCGCAGTACAACCGCGATCTGGCCGAGGTGCGTGCCGACGGGGCGGTCGGCAGTACGACGCGCACGCAGGCGCAGACCGACACCGCGACGTTCTGGCTCGGCTCGTCGTACGTGCTCTACACCGCGCCGCTGCGCTTCGCCCTGTCCGAAGCAGCTCAACGTCCACTGGCCGAGCGCTTGCAGCTGGTCGCGCTCTTCCACGTCGCCGCGGTCGACACGCAGATCGCCACGTCCGACACGAAGTACGCCTATCTGCGCTGGCGCCCGGTCACCGCACTCCGCGGCACCGCCGACGCGGAGTGGACGCCGCTGCACAACACTCCTGCCCATCCGGACTACCCGAGCGGCCACAACACATACTCCGGCTCGGCCGAGCAGGTGCTGACCACACTGGTCGGCGCACGCACCGCCAAGCCGTACACGATCGGCAGTCCGAGTGCGCCGGGCGTGACGCGCACCTACAGCAACTGGCGCCAGCTCACCGTTGAGAACGTCGACGCCCGCGTGTGGTCCGGCATCCACACCCGTACGGCGGACACGGTCGGAGTGACGCTGGGCCGACAGGTGGCGGCCCACGCGTTGCGCAACTCCGACAAGCTGTTCCGGTGA
- a CDS encoding GNAT family N-acetyltransferase, with amino-acid sequence MTPDELLDVFHRRIRLPDADAIPGWKQEHVGPDGRVHRSYVEGAEDAGFVETPRGLGDDPDAVIAAELAFFRERGLPFEWKTYAYDEPADLGERLERHGFAKGDPETLILGEVDRVLERPSALPSKVRLREARDADDYQRIGVLTDSLWHNGLERIVDRLASEARMFPDRLSVFLVEDALRGPDGPAVSAAWIRFHPGTGFASLWGGGTLPEWRRQGLYSALLAHRARLAKERGYEFLRVDASEDSRPILQKLGLYGVTTTTPYEWTP; translated from the coding sequence ATGACCCCGGACGAACTGCTCGACGTGTTCCACCGCCGGATCCGCCTCCCGGACGCGGACGCGATCCCCGGCTGGAAACAGGAACACGTCGGCCCGGACGGCCGGGTGCACCGCTCGTACGTCGAGGGGGCTGAGGACGCGGGATTCGTCGAGACGCCGCGCGGGCTCGGCGACGACCCGGACGCGGTGATCGCGGCCGAGCTGGCGTTCTTCCGGGAGCGCGGCCTGCCGTTCGAGTGGAAGACGTACGCGTACGACGAGCCGGCCGACCTGGGGGAGCGGCTCGAGCGGCACGGGTTCGCGAAGGGCGATCCGGAGACGCTGATCCTGGGCGAGGTGGACCGGGTCCTCGAGCGGCCGTCGGCGCTGCCGTCGAAGGTCCGGTTGCGGGAGGCGCGGGACGCCGACGACTACCAGCGGATCGGCGTACTCACCGACAGCCTGTGGCACAACGGGCTGGAGCGGATCGTCGACCGGCTGGCCTCGGAGGCGCGGATGTTCCCGGACCGGCTGTCGGTGTTCCTCGTCGAGGACGCGCTGCGAGGACCGGACGGGCCCGCGGTCTCGGCCGCGTGGATCCGGTTCCACCCGGGCACCGGGTTCGCCAGCCTGTGGGGCGGCGGCACACTGCCGGAATGGCGCCGCCAGGGCCTGTACTCCGCGCTGCTCGCGCACCGCGCCCGCTTGGCGAAGGAGCGCGGTTACGAGTTCCTCCGCGTCGACGCCTCCGAGGATTCCCGCCCGATCCTGCAGAAACTCGGCCTGTACGGCGTCACCACTACAACGCCGTACGAGTGGACACCCTGA
- a CDS encoding accessory Sec system translocase SecA2, translating into MALKIASRFRRLLQRPGSIDLGPYERLTQLVGEAEESVQSLTDDELTEAVAELRTSGGLHEDEQIEFLALARDAGRRAIGERAFDGQVVGALAMLQGRVVEMATGEGKTLAGAIAAAGYAVGGRKVHVLAVNDYLAKRDAEWMRPVYERLGVTVSHVGQVSTPEERREAYQAEVCYVPVSEIGFDVLRDRLVTDVADRVTAEADVALVDEADSVLIDEARVPMVLAGATRNEALDDDVVQLVRTLRAGVDYEIDGDGRTVALTDSGTDKVEKVLGEAAAAEDDPDEADETEEAAEPAVAKKFNLYDDENLDRLTQINVALHAEVLLRKDVDYLVRDGKVSLINNNRGRIAKLQRWPDGLQAAVEAKEAVPVSDSGEVLDSITVQSLIKRYKTLCGMTGTAVVVGESLQEFYDVEVAVVPPNKPNIRKDEPDRLYLTVDQKNKALVEHIAEVHETGRPILIGTHSVEESEQLSDQLEAAGIEHVVLNAKNDAEEAAIIAEAGVPGTVTVSTQMAGRGTDIRLGGKDESHDKDKALELGGLYVIGTGLHASRRLDDQLRGRAGRQGDPGGSLFFASLADELVTRYSVSSGLRPHPDDTGRLTDRKSIGVLEHAQRVADGANAELHRTTWQYNRLTGQQRAILLETREQVLTEDLAATELAERAKERYDELVDEVGEDVVKSAARRIALRHLDRRWTDHLAYLADLREGIHLRSLAGGIVHLKPIDEFNKSAIASFDTLIEDAWKDAAETFGTAEITADGLNEEASGIPRPTATWTYLVNDNPFGTEADRILGRLRNAIKPGSAAEPEEILPEEFDEDELPEELRDADSDDDLPEELRDADEDSADGKK; encoded by the coding sequence ATGGCCCTGAAAATCGCTTCCCGCTTCCGCCGGCTGCTGCAGCGCCCCGGCTCGATCGATCTCGGCCCGTACGAGCGGCTCACGCAGCTGGTCGGCGAGGCGGAGGAATCGGTCCAGTCCCTGACCGACGACGAGTTGACCGAGGCGGTCGCGGAGCTGCGTACCAGCGGCGGGCTGCACGAGGACGAGCAGATCGAGTTCCTCGCGCTCGCCCGGGACGCCGGCCGCCGGGCGATCGGCGAGCGCGCGTTCGACGGGCAGGTCGTCGGTGCGCTGGCGATGCTGCAGGGCCGGGTCGTCGAGATGGCCACCGGTGAGGGCAAGACGCTGGCCGGCGCGATCGCCGCCGCGGGGTACGCCGTCGGCGGCCGCAAGGTGCACGTGCTGGCGGTGAACGACTACCTGGCCAAGCGCGACGCCGAGTGGATGCGCCCGGTGTACGAGCGGCTCGGCGTCACCGTGTCGCACGTCGGCCAGGTGTCCACGCCGGAGGAGCGCCGCGAGGCGTACCAGGCGGAGGTCTGCTACGTCCCGGTCAGCGAGATCGGTTTCGACGTACTGCGGGACCGCCTGGTCACCGACGTGGCGGACCGGGTCACCGCCGAGGCGGACGTGGCGCTCGTCGACGAGGCCGACTCGGTGCTGATCGACGAGGCCCGGGTGCCGATGGTGCTCGCCGGCGCGACCCGCAACGAGGCCCTGGACGACGACGTGGTCCAGCTGGTGCGCACGCTGCGCGCGGGCGTCGACTACGAGATCGACGGCGACGGCCGCACGGTCGCACTGACCGACAGCGGCACCGACAAGGTCGAGAAGGTCCTCGGCGAAGCCGCCGCGGCGGAGGACGACCCCGACGAGGCTGACGAGACCGAAGAGGCTGCCGAGCCGGCGGTCGCGAAGAAGTTCAACCTGTACGACGACGAGAACCTGGACCGTTTGACGCAGATCAACGTCGCCCTGCACGCCGAGGTGCTGCTGCGCAAGGACGTCGACTACCTGGTCCGCGACGGCAAGGTCAGCCTGATCAACAACAACCGCGGCCGGATCGCGAAGCTGCAGCGCTGGCCCGACGGCCTGCAGGCCGCCGTCGAGGCGAAGGAGGCCGTCCCGGTCAGCGACTCCGGCGAGGTGCTGGACAGCATCACCGTGCAGTCCCTGATCAAGCGCTACAAGACCCTGTGCGGCATGACCGGTACGGCGGTCGTCGTCGGGGAGTCGCTGCAGGAGTTCTACGACGTCGAGGTGGCCGTCGTACCGCCGAACAAGCCGAACATCCGCAAGGACGAGCCCGACCGCCTGTACCTGACCGTCGACCAGAAGAACAAGGCGCTCGTCGAGCACATCGCCGAGGTGCACGAGACCGGACGCCCGATCCTGATCGGGACCCACAGCGTCGAGGAGTCCGAGCAGCTCAGCGACCAGCTCGAGGCGGCCGGCATCGAGCACGTCGTACTGAACGCGAAGAACGACGCCGAGGAGGCCGCGATCATCGCCGAGGCCGGTGTGCCCGGGACGGTGACCGTGTCGACGCAGATGGCCGGGCGGGGTACCGATATCCGGCTGGGCGGCAAGGACGAGTCGCACGACAAGGACAAGGCGCTCGAGCTCGGCGGGCTCTACGTGATCGGCACGGGCCTGCACGCGTCGCGGCGGCTCGACGACCAGCTGCGCGGGCGCGCCGGGCGGCAGGGTGACCCGGGCGGGTCGCTGTTCTTCGCGTCGCTCGCCGACGAGCTCGTCACGCGGTACTCCGTTTCGTCCGGTCTCCGGCCGCACCCGGACGACACCGGACGGCTCACCGACCGCAAGTCGATCGGGGTGCTCGAGCACGCGCAGCGCGTCGCCGACGGCGCGAACGCGGAGCTGCACCGGACGACGTGGCAGTACAACCGGCTCACCGGGCAGCAGCGGGCGATCCTGCTCGAGACCCGCGAGCAGGTGCTGACCGAGGACCTGGCCGCGACGGAGCTCGCCGAACGGGCCAAGGAGCGGTACGACGAACTGGTCGACGAGGTCGGCGAGGACGTGGTGAAGAGCGCGGCGCGGCGGATCGCGCTGCGGCACCTGGACCGGCGCTGGACCGACCACCTGGCGTACCTGGCGGACCTGCGGGAGGGCATCCACCTGCGCTCGCTGGCCGGCGGCATCGTGCACCTGAAGCCGATCGACGAGTTCAACAAGTCGGCGATCGCGTCGTTCGACACGCTGATCGAGGACGCCTGGAAGGACGCGGCGGAGACGTTCGGCACCGCGGAGATCACCGCCGACGGGCTGAACGAGGAGGCCAGCGGGATCCCGCGGCCGACCGCGACCTGGACGTACCTGGTCAACGACAACCCGTTCGGCACCGAGGCGGACCGGATCCTCGGCCGCCTCCGCAACGCGATCAAGCCCGGCTCGGCCGCCGAACCGGAGGAGATCCTGCCGGAGGAATTCGACGAGGACGAACTCCCCGAGGAGCTCCGCGACGCCGACTCGGACGACGACCTGCCGGAGGAGCTCCGGGACGCCGACGAGGACTCGGCGGACGGGAAGAAGTAG
- a CDS encoding VC0807 family protein produces the protein MPLKGPRLLVVDIAVPLALFYGLRALGASDLTALLVGIVPGLIGSAVSLVRTRRTDLIGMAVVLSMVGSAIVAVLGGDARMLLVRNAWVSLPFAGITLWSLRHPRPICYTVTLAMLPRRARVMEQLWETNARFREAWKWITVCWGIASVLDGVLRIVLAYTLPISVVPATDPVITAVTIVVLQVPTLILLRRSGTWHLVFAVASK, from the coding sequence ATGCCTCTCAAGGGTCCGCGGCTGCTCGTGGTCGACATCGCCGTCCCGCTCGCGCTGTTCTACGGGCTGCGGGCCCTCGGGGCGAGCGACCTGACCGCCTTGCTCGTCGGCATCGTCCCGGGACTGATCGGCTCGGCGGTCTCGCTCGTGCGTACCCGCCGTACCGATCTGATTGGGATGGCGGTCGTGCTGAGCATGGTCGGCAGCGCGATCGTCGCCGTGCTCGGCGGCGACGCGCGGATGCTGCTGGTCCGCAACGCATGGGTCAGCCTGCCGTTCGCCGGCATCACGTTGTGGTCGCTGCGGCACCCGCGGCCGATCTGCTACACGGTCACGCTCGCGATGCTGCCGCGGCGGGCGCGCGTGATGGAGCAGCTCTGGGAGACGAACGCGCGGTTCCGCGAGGCGTGGAAGTGGATCACGGTGTGCTGGGGGATCGCGTCGGTCCTCGACGGCGTACTCCGGATCGTGCTGGCCTACACGTTGCCGATCTCCGTCGTACCGGCGACCGACCCGGTGATCACCGCCGTGACCATCGTCGTCCTGCAGGTCCCGACCCTGATCCTGCTCCGCCGCAGCGGCACATGGCACCTCGTGTTCGCCGTTGCAAGTAAGTAG
- the tnpB gene encoding IS607 family element RNA-guided endonuclease TnpB, with translation MTLRAYKYALNPTPRQARYLDGHCGAARKAFNWGLGRVKAVMDQRAAEGSYGIPHQLQTPAISWSMYSLRKAWNHAKADVAPWWAEYSKEAYASGLTQLAAALKNWHDSRRGMRAGRAVGFPRFKSKRTAVRSCRFTTGAIGCDDRYAVLPRIGRIRLHETPAPELVDGSVRITAATIRFERGRWFVSFTVEQVISTRAVKHPDAVVGVDLGVKNLAMLAAPDIEPQAVQNPKHLDTSMRKLGRLSRRVSRRRGPDRRTGRVASNRWKRASSQRNRVHHRVWYQRADALHKLTTAIAAEYGIVVVEDLNVAGMLKNKRLARRLGDVGFGEIRRQLAYKTRWNGGRLVVADRWFPSSKTCSGCGAVKAKLLLSEREYKCEFCGLIMDRDENAARNLAALAVAVSGTETSNGRGADQKTRLTGQVAVKRLPGSP, from the coding sequence GTGACGCTTCGGGCATACAAGTACGCGCTGAACCCGACACCCCGTCAGGCGAGGTACCTGGATGGGCACTGTGGCGCTGCGCGTAAGGCGTTCAATTGGGGTCTGGGGCGGGTCAAGGCGGTGATGGATCAGCGGGCAGCCGAAGGCAGCTACGGCATCCCGCACCAGCTGCAGACTCCGGCGATCTCCTGGTCGATGTACTCGCTGCGCAAAGCATGGAACCATGCCAAGGCCGACGTGGCTCCCTGGTGGGCGGAGTACTCCAAGGAGGCCTACGCATCGGGTCTGACCCAGCTGGCGGCGGCATTGAAGAACTGGCACGACTCCCGTAGGGGCATGCGCGCCGGTCGAGCGGTGGGATTCCCGCGGTTCAAGTCCAAGCGTACGGCGGTCAGGTCGTGCCGGTTCACCACCGGCGCCATCGGATGTGACGACCGGTACGCCGTGCTTCCGCGCATCGGACGCATACGGCTGCACGAGACACCGGCGCCCGAACTCGTCGACGGCAGCGTCCGGATCACGGCCGCAACGATCCGGTTCGAGCGGGGCCGATGGTTCGTGTCCTTCACTGTCGAGCAGGTGATCTCCACGCGAGCCGTGAAGCATCCCGATGCTGTGGTTGGCGTGGATCTGGGGGTCAAGAACCTCGCAATGCTCGCCGCGCCGGATATCGAGCCGCAAGCGGTGCAGAACCCGAAACATCTGGACACGTCGATGCGCAAGTTGGGGAGGCTGTCACGTCGGGTATCGCGTCGTCGTGGCCCGGATCGTCGTACTGGTCGCGTGGCGTCAAACCGGTGGAAGCGTGCCAGCTCCCAGCGCAACCGAGTCCATCACCGGGTCTGGTACCAGCGCGCCGACGCGCTGCACAAGCTCACCACCGCGATCGCGGCCGAGTACGGCATCGTCGTGGTCGAGGACCTCAACGTCGCTGGGATGCTCAAGAACAAGCGTCTTGCCCGCCGGCTCGGAGATGTAGGGTTCGGCGAGATCCGGCGGCAATTGGCGTACAAGACCAGGTGGAACGGCGGGCGGCTGGTCGTGGCCGACCGCTGGTTCCCGTCCAGCAAGACCTGTTCGGGCTGTGGAGCGGTGAAAGCCAAACTGCTCCTGTCCGAACGCGAGTACAAGTGTGAATTCTGCGGTCTGATCATGGACCGTGACGAGAACGCGGCGAGGAACCTCGCCGCGCTGGCAGTCGCCGTCAGTGGGACGGAGACCTCAAACGGACGCGGAGCCGACCAGAAGACCCGGCTGACCGGGCAGGTGGCTGTGAAACGTCTACCCGGCAGTCCATAG
- a CDS encoding replication-associated recombination protein A: MSDGLFDLPGAPAPARGGGSLADVDHTAAPLAVRMRPRSLDELVGQQHLLAPGSPLRRLVEGDQPMSLLLWGPPGTGKTTIAAVVSHQTNRKFVELSAVTAGVKDVRQVIDAARRDLSRATGAVETVLFIDEVHRFTKAQQDALLPGVENRWVTLVAATTENPFFSVISPLLSRSLLLTLESLTDEDISRLLDRALTDERGLNGEFELADDARDHLLRMAGGDARRALTYLEAAAGGARAKHDQAVKYQDASEPTDETTASDVGPAVIDLVTLETAVDRAAVRYDRAGDQHYDVASALIKSIRGSDVDAAMHYLARMIEAGEDPRFIARRLVISASEDIGMGDPTALGVAVAAAEAVQLIGMPEARINLAQAVVALALAPKSNAVIMAVDAAIADVKAGKVGPVPPHLRDAHYAGAKKLGHGSSYQYSHDDPRGIVPQQYAPDVIDGTDYYNPTRRGGEAAYADRVAAIRKILRDRKRDRKEERK; this comes from the coding sequence GTGAGTGATGGGTTGTTTGATCTTCCGGGGGCTCCGGCGCCTGCTCGTGGGGGCGGGAGTTTGGCGGATGTGGACCATACGGCGGCGCCGTTGGCGGTGCGGATGCGGCCTCGGAGTTTGGATGAGCTGGTGGGGCAGCAGCATCTGCTGGCTCCCGGGTCGCCGTTGCGGCGGTTGGTGGAGGGGGACCAGCCGATGTCGTTGCTGCTCTGGGGTCCGCCGGGGACGGGGAAGACGACAATCGCGGCCGTCGTGTCGCATCAGACCAACCGGAAGTTCGTGGAGCTGTCGGCGGTCACCGCCGGTGTGAAGGACGTCCGGCAGGTGATCGACGCCGCGCGGCGGGACCTGTCCCGCGCGACTGGGGCCGTCGAGACCGTGCTGTTCATCGACGAGGTGCACCGGTTCACGAAGGCGCAGCAGGACGCGCTGCTGCCCGGTGTGGAGAACCGCTGGGTGACCCTGGTCGCCGCGACCACCGAGAACCCGTTCTTCTCGGTCATCTCACCGCTGCTGTCCCGCAGCCTGCTGCTCACCCTCGAATCACTCACCGACGAGGACATCTCGCGCTTGCTCGACCGCGCACTGACCGACGAACGCGGCCTGAACGGCGAGTTCGAGCTCGCCGACGACGCCCGCGACCACCTGCTCCGGATGGCCGGCGGCGACGCCCGCCGAGCTCTCACCTACCTGGAGGCCGCCGCCGGCGGAGCCCGCGCCAAGCACGACCAGGCCGTCAAGTACCAGGACGCCTCCGAGCCGACGGACGAAACAACCGCATCGGACGTGGGACCGGCGGTGATCGATCTGGTCACGTTGGAGACCGCGGTCGACCGCGCCGCGGTGCGATACGACCGGGCGGGGGATCAGCACTACGACGTCGCGTCGGCGCTGATCAAGTCGATCCGGGGCTCGGACGTCGACGCGGCGATGCATTACCTCGCGCGGATGATCGAGGCGGGCGAGGATCCGCGGTTCATCGCGCGGCGGCTGGTGATCTCGGCCAGCGAGGACATCGGGATGGGGGACCCGACGGCGCTCGGAGTCGCGGTCGCGGCGGCCGAGGCCGTGCAGCTGATCGGGATGCCGGAGGCGCGGATCAACCTCGCGCAGGCGGTCGTGGCGCTCGCGCTCGCGCCGAAGTCCAACGCGGTGATCATGGCGGTCGACGCGGCGATCGCGGACGTGAAGGCAGGCAAGGTCGGACCCGTACCGCCGCACCTGCGGGACGCGCACTACGCCGGTGCGAAGAAGCTCGGCCACGGGTCGTCGTACCAGTACTCCCACGACGACCCGCGCGGCATCGTCCCCCAGCAGTACGCGCCGGACGTCATCGACGGCACCGACTACTACAACCCCACCCGCCGCGGCGGCGAGGCGGCGTACGCCGATCGGGTCGCGGCGATCCGGAAGATTCTCCGGGACCGCAAGCGCGACCGCAAAGAGGAGCGCAAGTGA
- a CDS encoding nuclear transport factor 2 family protein: protein MSRVAEHVDAFNQAVATGDWDGFAGRFAADASMTFAGVPVGPFHGRAAIAAAYREDPPTDTMTVLDVRTYDGTDSARFRWTDGGTGTMELTWTPDGAVQALTVRFDPGA from the coding sequence GTGAGCCGGGTCGCCGAGCACGTCGACGCCTTCAACCAGGCGGTGGCCACGGGTGACTGGGACGGTTTCGCCGGCCGGTTCGCGGCGGACGCGTCGATGACCTTCGCGGGCGTCCCGGTCGGCCCGTTCCACGGACGGGCGGCGATCGCGGCGGCGTACCGGGAGGATCCGCCGACCGACACGATGACCGTGCTCGACGTCCGGACGTACGACGGAACGGACAGCGCCCGGTTCCGCTGGACCGACGGCGGCACCGGGACGATGGAGCTGACGTGGACCCCGGACGGTGCCGTCCAGGCGCTGACGGTGCGATTCGACCCGGGCGCGTGA
- a CDS encoding DUF948 domain-containing protein: MSVGEVAGLIAACALLILVGLLAYPILKLGKVFDETRIMVKGVSDSSVPLLGEVTTTVATTNAQLAKVDTITDNATTVTTNAAALMSLFSATAGGPLVKAAAFTYGVRRALGEQQRKDVAKRVKDEMKAERKARKR; this comes from the coding sequence ATGAGCGTCGGTGAAGTCGCGGGGCTGATAGCCGCCTGCGCGCTGCTCATCCTGGTGGGCCTGCTGGCCTATCCGATCCTGAAGCTCGGCAAGGTGTTCGACGAGACCCGGATCATGGTGAAGGGCGTCTCCGACTCCAGTGTCCCGCTGCTCGGCGAGGTGACGACCACGGTCGCGACCACCAACGCCCAGCTGGCGAAGGTGGACACGATCACCGACAACGCGACCACGGTGACCACCAACGCGGCCGCGCTGATGTCGCTGTTCTCGGCCACCGCCGGCGGCCCGCTGGTGAAGGCGGCCGCGTTCACGTACGGCGTACGGCGGGCACTCGGTGAGCAACAGCGCAAGGACGTCGCCAAGCGCGTCAAGGACGAGATGAAGGCCGAGCGGAAGGCGCGGAAGCGGTGA